Genomic segment of Aulosira sp. FACHB-615:
GAGTTATCGAATCTGCGCTTGGATGAAGACCAAACATTGGCTTTGGCAAGATTGTATAGGGAAAGTGAAGCAGAAGCCGATGACATAGCCGAAGACGAAACATTATCACTAACAGAACAGCCGTTTAGTGTAAAAGTTTTGGGGGAAATTTGGCAGGAATTATTTAGACAGTCCCAACGGACGCAGTTTGGTGCGGTATTGCAGATTTTGGAGGATTTGAAACTAGGGAAAATTCAAATGATTGCCCAGTTGCGATCGCGCCTAGAAGCGATCGCCTCAGACCTAGAAACCTCAGCAATTCCTAGTTTTTCTCCCACCGCTCACCAACATCCCACAGCACCCACGATCATTCAGCTAGAAGATGATCCAGACGAAGACAGTTCTGGAAGAAGCGACGACTTACCCACCATCGTGCTGTCAATGCAATTAAGCAGTCTCGAAGATGTGGGATGCACCGATGTAGGTCGTCAGCGTCAACACAACGAAGACTACTTTGGCATCGACACGAAAATTGAGAAGCTAGAACTTCCCAGAAACCGCGTCTACCAAGCCCGTGGTTTATATATTCTCTGTGATGGAATGGGTGGTCATGCGGGTGGGGAAATAGCGAGTGAATTGGCTGTTAACACTGTCAAACAATACTTCCAAGAATTCTGGCAAACCAACCAGCGCCCAACCGAAGCAAATATGCGTGAGGCTGTTTATTTAGCTAATCAAGCAATTTATCAGCTAAATCAACAAGATGCGCGATCGGGTATTGGGCGGATGGGTACAACTTTGGTAATTTTGGTAATTCAAGATACCGAAGCTGTAGTGGCTCATGTGGGCGATAGCCGTCTCTACCGCTTAACCCGCAAACGCGGACTCGAACAAATCACCGTAGACCATGAAGTTGGACAAAGAGAAATTGCGCGGGGAGTAGAACCCAGCATAGCTTATGCCCGTCCTGATGCTTATCAATTAACCCAAGCTTTAGGGCCGCGTGACGAAAGCGCCATCGATCCTGATGTAGAGTTTTTTGACATTAATGAAGATAGTTTGCTAATTCTCGCCTCTGACGGTTTATCAGATAATGATTTACTAGAAACCCACTGGAAGAGTCATTTACTTCCTTTATTAAGTTCTGGCGCAAGCTTAGAACGGGGTGTCAATGAATTAATTGATGTGGCAAACCAAAAAAATGGTCATGACAACATTACTGCAATACTGGTGCGGGCAAAAGTCCGACCAAACATGGACAATTCCGGGGCTAGAGGCTAGAGATTAGAGGTTAGCTTCGAGTTTTTCCTCATCCCTACTCCCTACTCCCTACTCCCTACTCCCTACTCCCTATTTTTTATGCAGGTTTGATTGTGGTTATTGTGACGCTGTTAGAACCGCAACACAAAACACCCCTGAAACAGTGGTGCTTTGATAACTCCGCCGTCATTCGTATTGGTCGAGCGGCAGACAATCATGTGGTTTTATCCGATAGTTTGGTTTCCCGACATCATCTAGAACTCAGGCAAGTCAGTACTGATAATCATGAAGAATCTTGGCAGATATATAGTCAAGGTACAAATGGTACGTTTCTCAATGGCATTTTGGTAATTCAAAGTCCTCTACCGCACAATGCAGTTTTACAACTGGCGCAGGGAGGGCCAATACTGCAATTTCAAATTCAGGAGATATCGCCAGCGACTAATGCAGAGTCAGAAAAGTTGGCTGGATTTGTGCCGACAAATCAAGACCCTGCTAGGGCGGCTTACACTTGCACCCATGAAGGTAATTCTCCGCAAAATTTATTTTGTATTCATTGTGGTCAACCTCTTTCAGTGCAACAGACGATTCGTCAGTATCAGGTGTTGCGAACTTTGGGACAAGGAGGTATGGGAACCACATATTTAGCTTGGGATACACAAGGCTGGATGAGTGGAAATCCCCAACTTTTGGTCTTAAAGCAAATGAATGCTGATATGGCAAAAATAGCTAAAGCCCAAGAATTATTTGAGCGAGAAGCCAATACGCTGAAATCTCTCCATCATCCAGGTATCCCCAGGTATTATGACTTTTTTGTTGACGGTGGTAAAAAATACTTGGCTATGGAATTAGTACATGGGCAAGATTTAGAAAAACGAGTCCAGATGACTGGGCCTGTAACGCCTAGCCAAGCGATCGCCTGGATGATTCAAACCTGCGAAATTATAGACTATTTGCATAGCCAAGAACCACCACTGATTCATCGTGATATTAAACCCGCTAACCTGATGGTGCGAAATGCCAATAATCACATCGTGGTGTTAGATTTTGGTGCTGTGAAAGAAATTGGCACAACACCAGGTACACGCATTGGTGCAGAAGGTTATTGCGCCCCCGAACAAGAACGGGGACAACCTCTGATTCAATCAGATTTATATGCCATTGGGCCAACACTAATTTTTCTGCTGACTGGGGAAAATCCCTTTAAATTCTTCCGCCAAAAAGGACGAAATTTTCGGTTTGATGTGGCTAACTCTCCCACGATTACACCCCAAATTCGAGAGGTGATTGAACGTGTAACAGAGCCGTTACCACGCGATCGCTATCAAACCGCTAGGGAATTAGCCAATGCTTTAACAGCTTGCAAGGTATAAATTTGGAGGTGGGGAGTCGTAAGTAGGGAGTCGTGATTTTTCTTAGTCCCTACTCCCTACTCCCTATTCCCTATTTCCTATTCTTCATCCCAAGCTTCCACTGCCAACAGTTCACTGATTGGGTCTTGCATACTGAAGCCAAAGTCCAACAGTTCCTGTTTCCAGTGCTGCCAGTCATTGCCATAGAGAAAGGCAATTTTCCAAATGCTATCAGTGGGTTTGATGATATTTGATTCTACGAGTGATTGCACGTTACGCTGCAATTTCACCATTGGGTGAATTACTTGCTGAGTCATAACCTATGATTAAGTTCAGATTTCGTTTAGGTAAATGCTTAATCAAAACTGCTTTCCGCTAGGCAATTGTTATCGATGCGTAGAGCGTTGGAATTGGTAAAGCTAGTCTTAACTTTCTAACTATACCATAACAAACCCTGCTTGTTTTTGCATAAATTCGGTTTTGTACGGTAATTACCACCACAAAACTGAAATTTTTACTCACAAGCGATCGTCTATGCGTCACGAAAAAACTAACTGTTTTGAAAGTTGCATTGATAACACAAGTTGAATTTGCAGAATTTTATCTACATCAGCCATGAGTATGTGAGTACTTGTTAGAAAAACAAGAATTTTAGGCTGGTTTGAAGTCGTTTAAGACACGGCTAAGGAGAGTTTACCGCGTATATTTAGACGTAATATACAATATCGCAAACACCTGACATTAGATAGATTTATTACAAAAATTTATAAAAAATTAATTCTTTAGCAGAGATTAAACTAGCGCACAAAGCTTGTCTTGAATAATGGGTGTAAGGGTGTAGGTGTTCAAAACCTAGTCCGTTCGGTTGAAGCTCACGGTGAAGCCTTATCTCCCTTGTCCTCCTTGTCTTCCTTGTCACGCGAATAATTGCAAGTCTTCATTCAAGTAGTTCTTACGTACCGTCTGAAGAATTTTCAAAACTTTACAGCCATCATGTTAGTTTCCCTGGGGTGGTGGGTACTCTGATAACTGGAGGCTTGCTGGTATCTCAGTATTTTTGACAGCAACTATTGAGACATGTCTAGTTCTGGGGATGACTATATTATTTCTCGCCAAAAGAAAATTGACCTAAAGAAAAGGATTTTAACGGTAGTAGGTTTAGCCTCTTTCGTTGGTTCTACGGTATTTGGTGTGATTAGTGGAATACCACAAGCTCATCAGCAGTCTCAGAAAAAGAATGTATCTGTTGAGTCTTCTTTACAGGAACAAGCACGGGGTTATGAACTAGTTTTGCAACGAGAACCAAACAACCAAGCGGCTTTAGAGAAATTAGCTATAGCTAGAGTGCATTTAAAAGATCCCAAAGGAGCGATTGAGATTATGGAAAAGCTAGTTAAACTGCATCCTGACAGGCAAGACTACAAAACTGTTTTAGAGCAGATTAAGAAACAGCAAAATTAGAGCGATCGCTATTAATTTTTCTTGGATTTCAATAAGCAAATTTACTATCAGTAATCTTTCAAAAAGATTAATCATATCTATGAAATGTAAAATCTGTAATTCTAATAGTCACTTTTTTGGGAAAAATCTTTTATTAAATAAATATAATGTCAATTATTTTCAATGTTCTAATTGTGGTTTTGTTCAAACAGAAGAGCCTTACTGGCTAGAAGAAGCTTACTCTGATGTTAT
This window contains:
- a CDS encoding serine/threonine phosphatase gives rise to the protein MLICPQCKFENPNANKFCQNCGTSLTHHACHECGTEVPLHAQSCHNCGAECGTVWWAIVTKEEGGDWELGSWLDDQDDLPTLPLSTEYTLPLAARPVLKAGSYIDKEQRYQLLEPLAIFDDNAQQTEVGVRVLDCQPYQISPIGAILDNQNQGWLTVTGQEIDIPKLAKAYVQLQAKCQVEIPAIHDAWQEGNTQVLLIEDRSDWPLLIDLWKEETTSSLQILHWFYQMTQLWAVLEPVRCRQSLLELSNLRLDEDQTLALARLYRESEAEADDIAEDETLSLTEQPFSVKVLGEIWQELFRQSQRTQFGAVLQILEDLKLGKIQMIAQLRSRLEAIASDLETSAIPSFSPTAHQHPTAPTIIQLEDDPDEDSSGRSDDLPTIVLSMQLSSLEDVGCTDVGRQRQHNEDYFGIDTKIEKLELPRNRVYQARGLYILCDGMGGHAGGEIASELAVNTVKQYFQEFWQTNQRPTEANMREAVYLANQAIYQLNQQDARSGIGRMGTTLVILVIQDTEAVVAHVGDSRLYRLTRKRGLEQITVDHEVGQREIARGVEPSIAYARPDAYQLTQALGPRDESAIDPDVEFFDINEDSLLILASDGLSDNDLLETHWKSHLLPLLSSGASLERGVNELIDVANQKNGHDNITAILVRAKVRPNMDNSGARG
- a CDS encoding protein kinase domain-containing protein, producing the protein MVIVTLLEPQHKTPLKQWCFDNSAVIRIGRAADNHVVLSDSLVSRHHLELRQVSTDNHEESWQIYSQGTNGTFLNGILVIQSPLPHNAVLQLAQGGPILQFQIQEISPATNAESEKLAGFVPTNQDPARAAYTCTHEGNSPQNLFCIHCGQPLSVQQTIRQYQVLRTLGQGGMGTTYLAWDTQGWMSGNPQLLVLKQMNADMAKIAKAQELFEREANTLKSLHHPGIPRYYDFFVDGGKKYLAMELVHGQDLEKRVQMTGPVTPSQAIAWMIQTCEIIDYLHSQEPPLIHRDIKPANLMVRNANNHIVVLDFGAVKEIGTTPGTRIGAEGYCAPEQERGQPLIQSDLYAIGPTLIFLLTGENPFKFFRQKGRNFRFDVANSPTITPQIREVIERVTEPLPRDRYQTARELANALTACKV
- a CDS encoding DUF4327 family protein, with product MTQQVIHPMVKLQRNVQSLVESNIIKPTDSIWKIAFLYGNDWQHWKQELLDFGFSMQDPISELLAVEAWDEE
- a CDS encoding tetratricopeptide repeat protein, giving the protein MSSSGDDYIISRQKKIDLKKRILTVVGLASFVGSTVFGVISGIPQAHQQSQKKNVSVESSLQEQARGYELVLQREPNNQAALEKLAIARVHLKDPKGAIEIMEKLVKLHPDRQDYKTVLEQIKKQQN